One stretch of Arachis duranensis cultivar V14167 chromosome 1, aradu.V14167.gnm2.J7QH, whole genome shotgun sequence DNA includes these proteins:
- the LOC107487719 gene encoding ACT domain-containing protein ACR8: MEWSACTDEYEKLVIRMSTPRVVIDNAVCSTATIVKVDSARKHGILLDAIQVLADLDLLIKKAYISSDGRWFMDVFHVTDQLGNKLTDESVLNYIEQSLGSIHNGKINSSNGFTALELTGTDRVGILSEVFAVLAELQCDVVEAKVWTHNGRIASLIYVRDCDSRSALEDYQKINKLEARLRNVLKGDNDIRSAKTSISNSVIHPERRLHQMMFADRDYERSRIFKFTPETPFVSVQNWAEKGYSVVNVQCKDRIKLMFDVVCNLTDMEYVVFHATINTKDDQAYLEFYIRHKDGTPISSEPERQRVIQCLQAAVERRANEGVRLELYAEDKQGLLAEVMRTFRENGMNVIRTEISTVGGVAANVFYVTDAMGYPADPKIIESVRQKIGLSNLKVKELPLLRQQKTKSEGDQPGGVGGAVLLSLGSLVRRNLYNLGLIKSCS, from the exons ATGGAGTGGTCAGCTTGTACGGATGAATACGAGAAGCTTGTGATTCGGATGAGCACGCCTAG GGTCGTAATTGACAATGCCGTGTGCTCCACAGCTACTATAGTTAAG GTTGATAGCGCCAGAAAACATGGGATTTTGTTGGATGCAATACAAGTGCTCGCTGATTTGGACCTTTTGATTAAGAAGGCTTACATTTCCTCCGACGGAAGGTGGTTCATGGATG TTTTCCATGTTACAGACCAATTAGGAAACAAGTTAACGGATGAGAGCgtattaaattatattgaaCAG TCACTTGGGAGTATTCACAATGGTAAAATCAACAGCTCCAATGGTTTCACTGCCCTGGAATTAACAGGCACGGACCGTGTTGGTATTCTTTCGGAGGTGTTCGCTGTACTGGCTGAGCTGCAGTGCGATGTGGTTGAGGCAAAGGTTTGGACTCACAATGGCAGGATTGCCTCCCTGATCTATGTTAGAGACTGTGATTCCAGATCTGCTCTTGAGGACTATCAGAAGATTAATAAGCTTGAAGCACGTTTAAGAAATGTTTTGAAGGGTGACAATGACATTAGGAGTGCAAAAACTTCAATTTCTAATTCTGTCATACACCCGGAAAGAAGGCTACACCAGATGATGTTTGCTGACCGTGACTATGAAAGGAGTCGCATTTTCAAGTTTACCCCTGAGACACCATTTGTATCGGTGCAAAATTGGGCGGAAAAGGGTTACTCTGTTGTGAATGTTCAGTGCAAGGATCGAATTAAGCTAATGTTCGATGTTGTCTGCAATTTGACAGACATGGaatatgttgtgtttcatgcaACTATTAACACAAAAGATGATCAAGCTTACCTG GAGTTTTATATAAGGCATAAAGATGGCACTCCAATTAGTTCAGAACCAGAGCGCCAACGTGTGATTCAATGCTTGCAAGCTGCTGTGGAGAGAAGGGCAAATGAG GGTGTTAGGCTAGAGTTATATGCTGAAGACAAGCAGGGCCTTTTAGCAGAGGTTATGAGAACGTTCAGAGAGAATGGGATGAATGTGATTAGAACTGAAATATCTACCGTTGGGGGTGTGGCTGCAAATGTTTTCTATGTAACTGATGCAATGGGTTACCCAGCTGACCCAAAAATAATAGAATCTGTTAGGCAGAAAATTGGGTTAAGCAATTTAAAAGTGAAGGAGTTGCCTTTACTACGTCAACAGAAGACAAAGAGCGAAGGAGATCAACCAGGTGGAGTTGGTGGGGCAGTGTTATTGTCCCTTGGTAGCCTCGTGAGGAGGAATCTCTACAATTTGGGCTTAATCAAATCTTGTTCTTAA
- the LOC127748312 gene encoding uncharacterized protein LOC127748312 gives MSDYRYFQSRAILAPTLKSVEKVNDFVLTIFPGMEKEYLSSDTTCQADENEDVKQEWFTSEFLNDIKCSGLLNHKLTLKPGVAVMLLRNIDQTSGLCNGTRLIVNKLGSNVIGATVVSGRNIGDKVYIPRMNLIPSDSGLPFKFQRRQFSLTVCFAMTINMSQDQSLSHVRLYLPKSMFIYGQLYVALSRVKSRSGLRVLILNEDGNPKSSTTNVVYN, from the exons ATGTCAGATTACAGGTATTTTCAGAGTAGGGCAATTCTTGCACCCACACTTAAGAGTGTCGAGAAGGTAAACGATTTTGTCTTGACAATCTTTCCGGGGATGGAAAAGGAGTATTTGAGCTCTgacacaacatgtcaagctgatGAGAATGAAGATGTAAAACAAGAGTGGTTCACATCAGAGTTTCTAAATGACATCAAATGTTCGGGACTACTCAATCACAAGTTGACTTTGAAGCCAGGAGTCGCTGTAATGCTACTGCGAAACATAGACCAGACTTCAGGTTTATGCAACGGGACAAGATTAATAGTTAACAAACTTGGCAGCAACGTAATTGGAGCGACGGTAGTGAGCGGTAGAAATATTGGAGATAAAGTGTACATTccaagaatgaacttgatcccttCAGATTCAGGATTGCCATTTAAGTTCCAACGGAGACAATTTTCATTAACAGTATGCTTTGCAATGACCATTAACATGAGTCAGGATCAATCATTATCACATGTACGGCTTTATTTGCCAAAATCAATGTTCATCTATGGACAACTTTATGTTGCTTTGTCAAGAGTTAAGAGTCGCAGTGGTCTCAGGGTTTTAATTCTAAACGAAGACGGCAATCCaaagtcatcaacaacaaatgtcgt atataactaa
- the LOC107487705 gene encoding uncharacterized protein LOC107487705 — MDSLRFWCFGSPPLPPESLAVAPTVAPFGFWVSALPLPLEAAAWARMLWWLLMKPLWMGLPCSVNSASFDTELLLLDIQTAVVAQKLLMELLPGRFDVAAALFR, encoded by the exons ATGGATTCCCTCCGCTTCTGGTGCTTTGGTTCGCCGCCACTGCCGCCGGAATCCTTGGCCGTCGCTCCTACCGTTGCTCCATTTGGGTTCTGGGTGAGCGCGCTGCCACTGCCTTTGGAAGCCGCTGCTTGGGCCAGGATGCTATGGTGGTTGCTAATGAAGCCGCTGTGGATGGGGCTGCCATGTTCAGTAAATTCTGCGAGTTTCGACACTGAG CTGCTGTTATTAGATATTCAGACCGCCGTTGTCGCCCAAAAGTTATTGATGGAGCTGCTGCCGGGCCGATTTGATGTTGCGGCTGCTTTATTTCGTTAA